The following proteins are co-located in the Paenibacillus sp. JNUCC32 genome:
- a CDS encoding SgcJ/EcaC family oxidoreductase, translated as MNGTHEDRQAILRLFDSLSRAWGEGNGRAYAECFTDDADYVTFSGQHLKGRQEIDEVHQKLWDGVLRDSKLVAGPTPTQLRFLTPELAIAQATGAVQLRFHKKPPTGRFSINTNVLVKVNGEWKISAFHNCRIQKPGWIQRMMMRSNSKSS; from the coding sequence TCCTGAGATTATTCGATTCGCTGTCCAGGGCGTGGGGAGAAGGGAATGGCCGGGCTTATGCGGAATGCTTTACCGATGATGCGGATTACGTGACGTTTAGCGGACAGCACTTGAAGGGTCGCCAAGAGATTGATGAGGTTCATCAGAAGCTGTGGGACGGGGTGCTCCGCGACTCCAAACTGGTAGCGGGACCGACCCCGACGCAGCTGCGTTTCCTGACCCCGGAGCTTGCGATAGCCCAGGCTACGGGAGCGGTGCAGCTCAGATTCCATAAGAAGCCGCCCACCGGCCGCTTCTCCATTAATACCAACGTGCTGGTCAAAGTGAACGGAGAGTGGAAGATATCGGCATTTCATAACTGCCGGATTCAGAAGCCAGGCTGGATTCAGCGGATGATGATGCGTTCGAATTCAAAATCCAGCTGA
- a CDS encoding DJ-1/PfpI family protein, giving the protein MKMAFILFHGMTALDLIGFTEVMTRLARIRPEADISWDYCALSTQITDDRGLAYVVSRVKPDLSEYDLVFVPGGFTTRELRCDPDVLTWLQTAREAKHLVSVCTGSLLLGAAGLLEGKRATTNASAYELLTPYCKEVVQARIVQDGHLFTGSGVSSSIDLGLYVLERLTDAATAERVQTDMSYPYYRTGTSFSVYHAKTGM; this is encoded by the coding sequence ATGAAAATGGCTTTCATTCTATTCCATGGCATGACGGCCCTGGACCTGATCGGCTTCACCGAAGTCATGACCCGGCTTGCCCGCATCCGTCCCGAAGCGGATATATCCTGGGATTATTGCGCGCTGAGCACGCAAATTACCGATGATCGCGGATTGGCGTATGTCGTATCCCGGGTCAAACCGGATCTTTCGGAATACGATCTGGTCTTCGTGCCTGGCGGCTTTACCACGAGGGAGCTGAGGTGCGACCCCGATGTGCTGACTTGGCTGCAGACCGCCCGGGAAGCCAAGCATCTCGTATCCGTCTGCACCGGATCGCTGCTTCTGGGCGCGGCCGGCTTGCTGGAGGGAAAGCGGGCTACCACCAACGCTTCGGCTTACGAGCTGTTGACACCCTACTGCAAGGAAGTTGTTCAAGCACGCATTGTACAGGACGGCCATCTCTTTACGGGGAGCGGAGTGTCATCGTCCATTGATCTCGGCTTATATGTGCTCGAAAGGCTAACCGATGCAGCGACGGCGGAACGGGTCCAGACGGATATGAGCTACCCCTATTACCGGACGGGAACCTCATTCTCCGTATATCATGCGAAGACAGGCATGTAA
- a CDS encoding phosphotransferase family protein, whose product MKKGALIGKGRSAEVYEWGESQALKLYYEGYRPEWVTYEAEMGRIVAEAGVPAPSVFDMVDIEGRTGLVYERITGPSMLRQVQSAPFQLTKCARDMAQLQHATHSCTTSLLPPQKEKLEHAILDASGILQEKAQAICKVLDSFPEGDSICHGDFHPDNVIVAENGCRAIDWNNAHVGNPLCDVARTSLMFQSPFNPVDQPGILVLPLRMARMLWNRVYLNEYCRLSRAKLEDIDRWMLPVAAARLREDVPGERDWLLGLIEDRLRAYA is encoded by the coding sequence TTGAAGAAGGGTGCGCTGATCGGAAAAGGCAGGAGTGCAGAGGTCTATGAATGGGGAGAGTCTCAGGCACTAAAGCTGTATTATGAAGGGTATCGCCCGGAATGGGTGACGTATGAGGCGGAGATGGGCCGCATCGTTGCGGAAGCGGGGGTTCCCGCCCCTTCCGTCTTTGACATGGTGGATATTGAAGGACGTACGGGGCTGGTGTATGAACGGATTACGGGCCCTTCGATGCTGCGTCAGGTTCAATCGGCACCGTTTCAGCTAACGAAGTGCGCCCGGGATATGGCGCAGCTCCAACATGCGACGCACAGCTGCACGACCAGCCTGCTGCCGCCGCAAAAAGAAAAGCTGGAACACGCGATTCTTGATGCAAGCGGCATCCTGCAAGAAAAAGCGCAGGCCATATGCAAGGTGCTGGATTCATTTCCGGAAGGCGATTCCATCTGCCATGGCGACTTTCACCCGGACAATGTGATCGTCGCGGAGAACGGATGCCGGGCGATCGACTGGAACAATGCCCATGTGGGTAACCCGCTATGCGACGTCGCCAGGACATCGCTCATGTTCCAATCGCCGTTTAACCCGGTCGATCAGCCGGGCATCCTGGTGCTTCCGCTTCGGATGGCCCGCATGCTGTGGAATAGAGTATACCTGAACGAGTACTGCCGATTATCCCGTGCGAAGCTGGAGGATATCGACCGGTGGATGCTGCCCGTAGCGGCGGCCAGGCTGAGAGAGGATGTTCCCGGGGAAAGAGATTGGCTGCTCGGGCTGATTGAAGACCGGCTCCGTGCTTATGCTTAA
- a CDS encoding MFS transporter: MKRDRGYAWVILIFLWMLGFAAAISRFVMSYYQHEMARDLSVDLTFISFTWSVNIAVAAICSPLGGWLTDRYGPKKMMLLNALFGVMSMLTVLTFRHPAGFFLGLGLLSGLSGMAASTGYVVVTSWFSRHKAKALMIMTSASSLGLAILTPLFVSNRDWLDWTTAFTFTLWITLVSIPLTLLIMKERKREEHEADPSAAESPPSAGRPRILPIAKEMVTSRTVLLVVFALFTCGFSMGTVEMHLMAIHRHHQISSVMFTSSLSILGLLELTGGLLFAFLLDRMSRSLALSFLYVFRIVAFMVLYLHFSASPILFSIIFGASYLGAIPGGILVAGEAMGHRSVGLQAGTLLIFHQAGAVLGSFSGGFLYDLTNSYQALIGINLIFSALSAMGYYRIHRALNRRRSVPGQPGGASLKKSL, translated from the coding sequence ATGAAAAGAGACCGGGGTTATGCATGGGTCATTCTCATATTTCTATGGATGCTAGGGTTTGCGGCGGCCATCAGCCGGTTTGTCATGTCTTATTACCAGCACGAAATGGCAAGGGATTTAAGCGTCGACCTCACCTTTATCAGCTTCACCTGGTCCGTTAACATTGCCGTTGCCGCCATCTGTTCTCCGCTCGGCGGATGGTTGACCGATCGATACGGTCCCAAAAAAATGATGCTCCTGAACGCCCTGTTTGGCGTGATGTCCATGCTGACCGTGCTTACGTTTCGTCATCCGGCGGGATTCTTCCTGGGGCTCGGGCTGCTTTCCGGCCTTTCCGGCATGGCTGCAAGTACAGGTTATGTCGTGGTCACAAGCTGGTTCAGCCGCCATAAAGCGAAGGCACTCATGATCATGACCAGCGCGAGCTCGCTCGGCCTGGCCATTCTGACGCCTCTATTTGTAAGCAACCGGGACTGGCTCGATTGGACAACGGCATTCACGTTCACCTTATGGATCACGCTTGTATCCATACCGCTCACCCTGCTTATCATGAAAGAACGAAAGCGCGAAGAGCACGAGGCCGACCCCTCCGCTGCTGAATCGCCCCCATCGGCTGGGAGGCCACGGATCCTCCCGATCGCCAAGGAGATGGTAACCAGCCGCACCGTGCTTCTGGTGGTCTTCGCTTTGTTCACATGCGGCTTCAGCATGGGAACGGTTGAAATGCACCTGATGGCCATCCATCGCCATCATCAGATCAGTTCGGTAATGTTCACGTCCTCACTGAGTATTCTCGGTTTGCTTGAGCTGACAGGCGGACTGCTGTTTGCCTTCCTCCTGGACCGGATGTCGAGGAGTTTGGCCTTGTCCTTCCTGTACGTTTTTCGAATCGTGGCCTTTATGGTGCTGTATCTGCACTTCAGCGCCTCTCCGATCCTCTTCTCGATCATCTTCGGAGCCAGCTATTTAGGAGCCATTCCGGGCGGTATTCTGGTAGCCGGCGAAGCCATGGGCCATCGCTCCGTTGGATTGCAGGCCGGAACGCTGCTTATTTTCCATCAGGCGGGCGCCGTTCTCGGCTCCTTCTCAGGCGGATTCCTGTATGACCTTACGAACAGCTACCAAGCGCTGATCGGGATCAACCTGATTTTCAGCGCTCTGTCGGCCATGGGCTATTACCGGATTCATCGCGCGCTGAATCGAAGGCGTTCCGTTCCAGGTCAGCCGGGCGGCGCCAGCTTAAAAAAATCACTATAG
- a CDS encoding PLP-dependent aminotransferase family protein — protein sequence MDTKHEQIVAHMIREVERGHIRSGHKLPSVRALAKMFSCSPNTVVRAYQTLERDDVIYPVPKSGYYLVEGRGSASARTESGPIDFASTTPRGDFLPFQEMEHCLRKAISLYKEELFGYTDPQGIFSLRNELSRYFHAQQMFAKPDQIAVVTGAQQAFSILTRMPFPSEEGRAVLVEQPTYFGFLAAARVAGCPVIGIHRDEHGIDLEVLESYFRSGQIKLFYTVPRFLNPLGTSYSLEQKRRIADLARQYDVYIVEDDYLADLEEDSKADPLYALDQSDHVIYVKSFSKTILPGIRMGAVLLPDRLLDPFIRHKNAADISSPILSQGTLELYIKSGMYNRHAARIREHYREKMRYAIEVCARVFGSGIHYTCPSSGVFITLRLPQYVKASALQDRLLQRGISVTNVDQHLLPENQRNDRIRLCIIGVEKPRIEAGMIVIEEEIRRLERRMR from the coding sequence ATGGACACGAAGCACGAACAAATTGTTGCCCATATGATCCGCGAAGTGGAGAGGGGGCATATCCGATCAGGTCATAAGCTGCCATCGGTCAGAGCCTTGGCCAAAATGTTCTCCTGCAGTCCCAATACGGTCGTTCGTGCGTATCAGACCTTGGAGCGCGATGATGTCATCTACCCGGTCCCCAAGAGCGGTTACTATCTCGTGGAGGGGAGGGGCTCAGCCTCTGCGCGGACGGAAAGCGGGCCGATTGATTTCGCCTCAACGACGCCCCGGGGCGATTTTTTGCCGTTTCAGGAGATGGAGCACTGCCTGCGCAAGGCGATTTCCTTATACAAGGAGGAGCTGTTCGGTTACACCGATCCACAGGGGATTTTTTCGTTAAGGAACGAACTGAGCAGGTATTTTCACGCGCAGCAAATGTTCGCTAAACCTGATCAAATCGCTGTGGTGACCGGGGCTCAGCAGGCCTTCTCGATCCTGACGCGCATGCCTTTCCCGAGTGAGGAGGGACGGGCGGTCCTGGTGGAGCAGCCGACGTATTTCGGTTTCTTGGCGGCGGCGCGCGTTGCAGGCTGTCCGGTGATCGGCATCCATCGGGATGAGCATGGTATCGACCTGGAGGTACTGGAGTCTTATTTTCGTAGCGGACAGATCAAGCTGTTCTACACGGTGCCGCGATTCCTCAACCCGTTAGGCACCTCGTATTCGCTGGAGCAGAAGAGGCGTATCGCGGATCTCGCCCGGCAGTATGATGTCTATATCGTGGAGGACGATTATCTGGCGGACCTGGAGGAGGATTCGAAGGCGGACCCGTTGTACGCACTGGATCAGTCGGACCATGTCATCTATGTCAAAAGCTTCTCGAAGACGATCCTGCCAGGCATTCGGATGGGCGCCGTCCTTCTTCCGGATCGGCTGTTGGATCCGTTTATTAGGCATAAAAACGCCGCAGACATATCGTCGCCGATCCTCTCCCAAGGCACGCTTGAACTTTATATCAAGAGCGGCATGTACAACCGCCATGCAGCCCGCATCCGGGAGCATTACCGGGAGAAGATGCGCTATGCCATCGAGGTATGTGCCCGTGTCTTCGGCAGCGGCATTCACTATACGTGCCCCTCCTCCGGCGTGTTCATCACCCTCCGGCTGCCCCAGTATGTAAAGGCATCCGCACTTCAGGATCGCTTGCTGCAGAGAGGTATCTCGGTTACGAACGTGGATCAACATCTGCTGCCGGAGAATCAGCGCAATGACCGGATTCGGTTATGTATCATCGGGGTGGAGAAACCCCGAATCGAGGCGGGTATGATAGTGATCGAGGAGGAAATACGGCGTTTAGAGCGGCGGATGAGGTAG